Proteins from a single region of Dyadobacter fanqingshengii:
- a CDS encoding SDR family NAD(P)-dependent oxidoreductase gives MSKIILITGASRGFGRLWANALLKRGDKVAATARNIEDLRDLIETYGDAVLPIQLDVNDRDACFAAVNKAVAYFGRVDVLINNAGFGLFGAIEETTEKQARAQIETNFFGLLWVTQAIIPVMRAQKSGHIIQVSSFLGLVTLPVLGIYNASKYAVNGLSETLASEVKDFGIHVSLIEPNGFSTDWSGASAVQTEPTEVYAPIKQAFFDSTTPDSWGNPESTTSAVLQLIDSENPPLHFLLGKVAYPGVKEVYSQRLAEFEAWKEVSADAHGH, from the coding sequence ATGTCAAAAATAATTCTAATAACCGGCGCATCCCGCGGCTTTGGTAGGCTTTGGGCTAATGCACTTTTAAAACGCGGTGATAAAGTGGCTGCAACCGCCAGAAACATTGAAGACCTCCGAGATCTCATTGAGACATATGGCGACGCAGTTCTCCCCATCCAGCTGGATGTTAACGACAGAGACGCTTGTTTTGCAGCAGTCAATAAGGCCGTTGCCTATTTTGGCCGTGTCGATGTGCTTATCAATAATGCAGGTTTCGGTTTGTTTGGTGCTATTGAAGAAACAACGGAGAAACAGGCCAGGGCTCAAATCGAAACGAACTTTTTCGGGCTTCTTTGGGTCACCCAGGCTATTATCCCAGTGATGAGAGCGCAAAAAAGCGGGCATATCATTCAGGTTTCGAGTTTCCTTGGATTGGTTACACTTCCGGTTCTGGGGATTTACAATGCCTCCAAGTACGCCGTTAATGGTCTGAGTGAAACCCTTGCAAGCGAAGTAAAAGACTTTGGCATTCATGTGAGTCTGATCGAACCCAACGGCTTCTCGACCGACTGGTCCGGAGCATCGGCCGTGCAGACCGAGCCGACCGAAGTTTATGCGCCGATCAAGCAAGCATTTTTCGATAGTACTACACCCGATAGCTGGGGAAATCCTGAATCGACGACAAGTGCAGTTTTGCAATTAATCGATTCTGAAAACCCTCCGCTTCACTTTTTGCTGGGCAAGGTTGCATATCCAGGTGTGAAAGAAGTTTATAGCCAGCGCCTGGCTGAGTTTGAAGCCTGGAAAGAGGTTTCGGCCGACGCCCATGGTCACTAA
- a CDS encoding sensor histidine kinase, with protein sequence MNHFLHRAGFIVAASIPLFVLPARISEGQWKDPVNLIGSEIVIFMMSLTCWYAIHLIQQQYRRWPGLLLSVLCCCILSNVFYFTFNPIFKDFPFRTAQNPIGIKLLMLSSRGVLISIILIPAAYFLKRDRDARSQRKENERLAIERVKIENRLLDQAVTERTQALRQTLSTLEVSQEILEHQLYIQSRLVASITHDIRGPFKYLLIISEEICRLAQKQEYEQIGSYTMELNKSLETMYGFVNNILEFTKLPVHQKLDRSQRINLAQIVKDKLKLFDGIISTNSNQVHLDIDPLIFVTSNPSFLGIVIHNLLDNANKNGRNGLIKIGASADQLVTLLTIENAGSIAREIVEWVNLKSGHTYPPVGTTETQGIGLILVREITSLLEVNFQMESSNNKTKVLLTFSGHNTDSQQDATEIRPI encoded by the coding sequence ATGAACCATTTTCTTCACAGGGCAGGCTTTATTGTCGCTGCCAGTATTCCACTCTTTGTTTTACCTGCACGTATCTCCGAAGGTCAATGGAAAGATCCGGTCAATTTAATAGGCTCAGAAATAGTCATTTTTATGATGAGCTTGACTTGTTGGTACGCTATCCACCTGATTCAGCAGCAATACCGGCGCTGGCCAGGATTACTATTATCTGTTTTGTGTTGCTGCATACTTTCGAATGTCTTCTACTTCACATTCAATCCCATTTTCAAAGACTTTCCGTTCCGGACGGCTCAAAATCCAATTGGGATAAAGCTTTTAATGCTTTCAAGCCGGGGAGTTCTTATCAGCATTATTCTGATACCGGCTGCCTACTTTTTAAAACGTGATCGTGATGCACGCAGCCAGCGTAAAGAAAATGAGCGGCTTGCTATCGAGAGGGTAAAAATAGAGAACAGGCTTCTGGACCAAGCAGTTACCGAGCGCACCCAGGCACTCCGGCAAACTTTGAGCACCTTGGAAGTCTCCCAGGAAATCCTTGAACATCAATTGTATATTCAGTCGCGCCTGGTTGCCTCCATTACTCACGATATTCGCGGCCCATTCAAGTACCTACTAATTATTTCGGAAGAAATCTGCCGGCTGGCGCAAAAGCAAGAATACGAGCAGATAGGCAGCTATACAATGGAGCTCAATAAATCGCTGGAGACAATGTACGGATTCGTCAACAACATCTTAGAGTTTACCAAACTGCCTGTTCACCAAAAACTGGATAGGTCCCAACGCATAAATTTAGCACAAATCGTAAAGGACAAACTCAAACTGTTTGATGGCATCATTAGCACCAACAGCAATCAAGTACATTTAGACATTGATCCGTTAATTTTTGTGACCAGCAATCCCAGTTTTTTGGGAATTGTCATACACAACCTCTTGGACAATGCAAACAAAAACGGCCGTAATGGTCTCATAAAAATTGGCGCTTCTGCTGATCAGCTTGTGACTCTGTTAACAATTGAGAATGCCGGCAGCATAGCACGGGAAATAGTGGAATGGGTAAACTTAAAATCAGGTCACACTTATCCGCCTGTTGGCACAACAGAAACACAAGGTATCGGACTGATTCTTGTCAGGGAAATTACCTCCTTACTAGAAGTAAATTTTCAAATGGAGTCCAGCAATAACAAGACAAAGGTACTCCTCACTTTTTCAGGGCATAACACGGACAGCCAGCAGGATGCTACCGAAATCAGGCCGATCTAA
- the nusA gene encoding transcription termination factor NusA, translating into MDSGILIESFAEFASSKNIDRPTMISVLEEVFRTMIRKKYGTDDNFDVIINPESGDLEMWRTREIVDDNSEDIWDYNKIPLAEARKIQGDFEVGEEVAEEVKLVEFGRRLVQTARQTLIQKIKDMEKEIMFEKYKDQVGEMITGEVYQTLRHEVIIVDSEGNELSLPRTEQISKDRFRKGESVKSVIHKVEMNNGSPKITLSRTSPVFLERLFEVEIPEIYDGIISVRRVVREPGERAKVAVESYDDRIDPVGACVGMKGSRIHSIVRELGNENIDVINYTDNLELLISRALSPAKVSSMQIDRDAKRVSVFLKPDQVSLAIGKGGQNIKLAGKLVGMEIDVFRDIEEQNDEDVDLTEFSDEIDEWIISELHKIGLDTAKSVLALNKEELVRRTDLEEATVEEVLDILRKEFE; encoded by the coding sequence ATGGATAGCGGAATATTAATTGAGTCATTCGCCGAGTTCGCAAGCTCTAAAAACATCGATCGCCCAACGATGATCAGTGTTTTGGAAGAAGTGTTTCGTACAATGATTCGTAAGAAATACGGCACTGATGATAATTTCGACGTAATCATTAACCCAGAAAGCGGTGACCTTGAAATGTGGCGGACGCGCGAAATCGTGGACGACAACTCAGAGGACATTTGGGACTATAACAAAATACCGCTTGCCGAAGCCCGCAAAATCCAGGGTGACTTTGAAGTAGGTGAAGAAGTGGCAGAGGAAGTTAAGCTGGTTGAATTCGGCCGCAGGCTGGTTCAGACGGCAAGACAGACTTTGATCCAGAAAATCAAGGACATGGAAAAAGAGATCATGTTCGAGAAATACAAGGATCAGGTGGGTGAAATGATCACAGGTGAGGTTTACCAAACATTGCGTCACGAAGTGATCATTGTTGATTCAGAAGGCAACGAACTTTCGCTTCCGCGCACAGAGCAGATTTCAAAAGACCGCTTCCGCAAGGGAGAATCCGTGAAATCTGTGATCCATAAAGTGGAAATGAACAACGGTTCGCCTAAGATTACATTATCAAGAACGTCACCCGTTTTTCTGGAAAGATTGTTCGAAGTTGAGATTCCGGAGATTTATGATGGAATTATTTCAGTAAGACGTGTTGTTCGTGAACCAGGGGAACGTGCCAAAGTGGCGGTAGAATCATACGACGACAGAATTGACCCGGTCGGTGCTTGCGTCGGAATGAAAGGATCAAGGATCCATTCAATCGTTCGTGAACTTGGTAATGAAAATATAGATGTTATCAATTACACAGACAACCTTGAACTGCTGATCAGCAGGGCACTTAGTCCGGCCAAAGTGAGTTCAATGCAAATTGACCGCGATGCAAAGCGTGTTTCTGTTTTCCTTAAGCCCGATCAGGTTTCACTTGCAATCGGTAAAGGCGGACAGAACATTAAACTGGCTGGTAAGCTGGTTGGAATGGAGATTGATGTTTTCAGAGACATTGAAGAGCAAAATGACGAAGACGTCGATTTGACCGAATTCTCTGATGAAATTGATGAATGGATTATCAGTGAACTGCACAAAATTGGTCTGGATACAGCCAAAAGCGTGCTGGCACTAAATAAAGAAGAACTTGTTAGAAGAACCGACCTTGAAGAAGCAACGGTTGAGGAGGTTCTTGACATTCTTCGAAAAGAGTTTGAATAA
- the infB gene encoding translation initiation factor IF-2, translated as MAEDKMMRLSQVARILNVGITTIVDHLSAKGYKVESNPNTKINSDQIDFLAKDFKSDDLKSSLSFKPVQTETPVETKEEKVKSDVDGILYFRNSPSKPEEKPVAEESESNTQPAFENRLPGIKVVGKIDLDAKRPAPAATVEEPKAEAPKEVVSEKTETPAPVVETKPEPKPEPVSEVKPVVESVPQPAQQTAPEKIEEPVKEQPKAEQPQEAKIAEEPKPVVASTPDEKPQAEAPQAAAPVAETTQVAEPAATQAEAEPAAAGDEAGESNNLIEAKGEQLRGLRVIGKIELPSDKIKKKDPVASSSDTAADKKRRRKRKRIRDGVVVAGENRPATTAADPNAPARPKEANVPPAGNRTGNRPATPGAPAAPGTTTPAGNAPARSGPGNRSAAGSNNRRGVKREEVSDKEVADNIKATMARMGGGNTRNVGRGGKGGRRRDRGDQNDPNGLDSDETKVLRVTEFVSANDLASLMDVTVQEVISVCMSMGMFVSINQRLDAEAITFIADEFGFEVAFISAEEEVQNDVQEEVDAEESLKERAPIVTIMGHVDHGKTSLLDYIRQENVASGEAGGITQHIGAYSVKTKTGKQVTFLDTPGHEAFTAMRARGANVTDVVIIVIAADDSVMPQTREAINHAQVAGAPIVFAFSKVDKAGANTEKIREELANMNLLVEEWGGKYQTQEISSKSGMGIDLLLEKVLLEAELLELRANPDRRAVGAVVEASLDKGRGYVTTILVQTGTLKVGDVVLAGSHYGKVKAMTDYLGKKLKSAGPSMPVQLLGLNGAPQAGDRFNVFENERDARDIATKREQIQREQSIRTRKHITLEEIGRRKAIGSFRELNLIVKGDVDGSVEALSDSLLQLSTSEVQVNIIHKAVGQISESDVNLAIASDAIVIGFQVRPSSNAKKMAEQDQIEIRHYSVIYQAIDEIKDAMTGMLAPSIEEIITGNIEIREVFKISRIGTIAGCYVTDGYVKRSNKIRIVREGIVLLTGEIDSLKRYKDDVQEVRNGYECGLSIKNFNDIEVGDIIESFELREVKRTL; from the coding sequence ATGGCAGAAGATAAAATGATGCGCCTAAGCCAAGTGGCACGGATCCTGAACGTAGGAATTACTACGATCGTGGATCACCTGTCTGCCAAAGGGTATAAGGTGGAGAGTAACCCGAATACAAAGATTAATTCTGATCAGATTGATTTTCTTGCAAAAGATTTCAAATCTGATGATCTGAAATCATCCCTTTCCTTTAAACCTGTTCAGACTGAAACTCCGGTAGAAACTAAGGAAGAAAAAGTAAAAAGTGATGTTGATGGAATTCTTTACTTCCGTAACAGTCCTTCGAAACCCGAAGAGAAACCTGTTGCTGAGGAAAGCGAATCAAATACTCAACCCGCTTTTGAAAACCGCCTGCCTGGAATTAAGGTTGTAGGTAAAATAGATTTAGACGCAAAAAGACCTGCGCCTGCGGCAACCGTGGAGGAGCCCAAAGCGGAAGCACCCAAGGAAGTTGTTTCAGAAAAAACAGAAACTCCTGCTCCTGTTGTTGAAACAAAACCGGAACCCAAGCCAGAACCTGTTTCTGAGGTAAAACCAGTTGTTGAATCCGTTCCGCAACCTGCACAACAAACAGCTCCCGAAAAAATTGAAGAGCCTGTAAAAGAGCAGCCTAAGGCTGAACAGCCACAGGAAGCCAAAATTGCGGAAGAGCCAAAACCAGTTGTTGCCTCAACTCCTGATGAAAAACCACAGGCAGAAGCACCACAAGCAGCAGCCCCTGTTGCCGAAACAACTCAGGTTGCAGAACCAGCAGCTACGCAGGCAGAAGCTGAACCAGCGGCTGCAGGTGATGAAGCAGGCGAATCCAACAATCTGATCGAAGCCAAAGGCGAGCAGCTGCGCGGACTTCGCGTGATTGGTAAGATTGAGCTTCCCTCTGATAAGATTAAAAAGAAAGACCCTGTTGCATCCAGCAGCGATACAGCAGCAGATAAAAAACGTCGCAGAAAACGCAAGAGAATCCGTGATGGCGTAGTGGTAGCCGGTGAAAACCGTCCAGCTACAACGGCAGCGGATCCGAACGCACCTGCAAGACCCAAAGAAGCAAATGTTCCACCGGCTGGAAACCGTACAGGCAACCGTCCGGCTACACCGGGAGCACCCGCAGCCCCTGGCACAACAACGCCAGCAGGCAATGCACCCGCCCGAAGCGGACCGGGTAACCGCAGCGCTGCAGGAAGCAACAACCGTCGTGGTGTTAAAAGAGAAGAAGTTTCTGACAAAGAAGTTGCAGATAACATTAAGGCCACAATGGCCCGCATGGGCGGTGGTAACACCAGAAATGTCGGTCGTGGTGGAAAAGGAGGTCGTCGCAGAGACCGTGGAGATCAGAACGATCCAAACGGACTGGATTCGGACGAAACAAAAGTATTGCGCGTAACAGAATTCGTTTCGGCAAACGATTTGGCTTCGTTAATGGACGTTACAGTTCAGGAAGTCATCTCGGTTTGTATGAGCATGGGTATGTTCGTTTCGATCAACCAACGTCTGGACGCAGAAGCGATCACATTCATTGCTGACGAATTCGGATTCGAAGTTGCCTTTATTTCTGCCGAAGAAGAAGTGCAAAATGATGTGCAGGAAGAGGTTGATGCAGAAGAAAGTCTGAAAGAAAGAGCGCCGATCGTTACCATCATGGGTCACGTTGACCACGGTAAAACGTCGCTTCTGGATTATATCCGTCAGGAAAACGTTGCCAGCGGTGAAGCGGGTGGAATTACCCAGCACATTGGTGCTTACAGCGTAAAAACCAAAACGGGAAAACAAGTTACATTCCTGGATACACCGGGTCACGAAGCTTTTACAGCGATGCGTGCACGTGGAGCGAATGTAACGGACGTGGTCATCATCGTGATCGCAGCGGACGATAGCGTCATGCCGCAAACACGTGAGGCGATTAACCACGCTCAGGTTGCCGGTGCACCGATTGTATTTGCATTTAGTAAAGTAGATAAGGCTGGCGCCAACACGGAAAAAATTCGTGAGGAGCTGGCAAACATGAATCTTTTGGTTGAAGAATGGGGTGGTAAATACCAGACCCAGGAAATATCTTCCAAATCAGGAATGGGTATCGACCTGCTGCTTGAAAAAGTATTGCTTGAAGCTGAATTATTGGAATTGAGAGCCAATCCGGATCGCCGCGCCGTTGGAGCAGTTGTTGAAGCTTCTCTTGACAAAGGCCGCGGATATGTAACCACAATCCTTGTTCAAACCGGAACCTTGAAAGTGGGTGATGTTGTACTGGCAGGATCTCATTACGGAAAGGTGAAAGCCATGACCGATTACCTGGGGAAAAAGCTGAAATCAGCCGGACCATCAATGCCAGTTCAGTTGCTTGGTTTGAATGGCGCGCCACAGGCAGGTGATCGTTTCAATGTTTTTGAAAACGAACGTGATGCCCGCGATATCGCAACCAAACGTGAGCAAATCCAGCGCGAGCAGTCTATCCGGACGCGTAAACACATTACGCTTGAAGAGATCGGCCGTCGTAAGGCAATCGGAAGCTTCCGTGAATTAAACCTGATCGTTAAAGGTGACGTGGATGGATCGGTTGAAGCCCTTTCTGATTCGTTACTGCAACTTTCAACATCCGAAGTTCAGGTCAACATTATCCACAAAGCTGTGGGTCAGATTTCTGAGTCTGATGTAAACCTTGCAATTGCTTCTGATGCCATTGTGATCGGCTTCCAGGTTCGTCCTTCTTCCAATGCCAAGAAAATGGCAGAACAGGATCAAATTGAAATCCGCCACTACTCAGTAATTTACCAGGCGATCGATGAAATCAAGGATGCGATGACCGGTATGCTTGCACCTTCTATCGAGGAGATCATTACCGGAAATATCGAAATCCGCGAAGTATTCAAGATCAGCCGGATTGGAACCATTGCAGGTTGCTATGTGACTGATGGCTATGTGAAGCGTAGTAATAAAATCCGCATAGTGCGTGAAGGAATCGTGTTATTAACCGGCGAAATCGACTCGCTGAAACGTTACAAAGACGACGTTCAGGAAGTTAGAAACGGTTATGAGTGCGGTTTGAGTATCAAGAACTTCAACGACATTGAAGTGGGTGACATTATCGAAAGCTTCGAGCTTCGTGAAGTGAAAAGAACACTTTAA
- a CDS encoding NUDIX hydrolase, translating into MDQEFKKQETNPTGAGYLPGLAIDTVIFGFHENELKVLLLTYKNTGFFALPGGFVHEDEDINEAARRVLFHRTGLKDIFLEQFYTFGSKSRHDTMPLKKIMAARGFFPDDNHWLLARFVSVGYYALVDFTKAIPSPDSISDSCDWFNLSDLPKLMQDHEHIIAKALQTIRLDLDHKLIGFNLLPEHFTMGELQGLYETILNKKLLRAAFQRKMLGLGVLERIAKKWTGGAHKAPYLYKFISGGK; encoded by the coding sequence ATGGATCAGGAATTTAAAAAGCAGGAAACAAACCCCACAGGAGCAGGGTATTTGCCCGGCTTAGCCATTGATACAGTCATTTTTGGTTTCCACGAAAATGAGCTGAAAGTACTTTTGCTTACCTATAAAAATACCGGTTTTTTTGCGCTGCCAGGCGGATTTGTGCATGAAGACGAAGATATCAACGAGGCGGCAAGAAGGGTTTTATTTCACAGAACAGGCCTGAAAGATATTTTCCTGGAACAATTTTACACTTTCGGTAGCAAAAGCCGGCACGACACCATGCCGCTCAAAAAAATCATGGCCGCCCGTGGATTTTTCCCCGATGACAATCACTGGCTCCTGGCCCGCTTCGTTTCAGTCGGGTACTACGCTTTGGTTGATTTTACAAAAGCAATTCCCTCACCTGACAGCATTTCCGACAGCTGCGACTGGTTTAATCTCTCCGATCTTCCCAAGCTGATGCAGGACCACGAGCACATTATTGCTAAGGCCTTGCAGACCATTCGGCTGGATCTGGATCACAAGCTGATCGGTTTTAACCTCCTGCCCGAACATTTCACCATGGGCGAACTGCAGGGACTATACGAAACTATTTTGAATAAAAAATTACTTCGGGCGGCTTTTCAGCGTAAAATGCTGGGCCTAGGCGTGCTGGAAAGGATCGCCAAAAAGTGGACTGGAGGCGCTCACAAGGCTCCATATTTGTATAAATTCATTTCCGGCGGCAAATAA
- a CDS encoding helix-turn-helix domain-containing protein, with protein MKHYKNLSELHRENGFSPNENPLFSIVQCNGMCSLGEREFTSDFYMIGFKKLKSGVILYGRTKYDHDCGSMMFVKPRQIIEMKNLHLDEDGFLMFIHEDFLNGHTLHNEIKKYHYFYYETNEALHVSPKEETTIWELYRKIENEYQNNQDEFSREIILANVDTMLKYAQRFYKRQFINRSEISGKTVSRFMKEMDLYVSSGLLTNKGLPSVHYMAEKLAISAGYLTDVLKQESGKTALEHIHIYLISEAKNRLKSQDGTVSEIAYALGFENLSYFSRLFKKEVGMTPVLFKKQSLN; from the coding sequence ATGAAACATTATAAAAATCTTTCCGAATTACACCGGGAAAACGGGTTTTCCCCTAATGAGAATCCGCTGTTCAGCATTGTTCAATGTAACGGAATGTGCTCGCTGGGCGAGCGGGAGTTTACCAGCGATTTTTATATGATCGGATTCAAAAAACTCAAATCCGGCGTTATCCTTTATGGCCGAACCAAATATGATCATGATTGCGGCTCAATGATGTTTGTCAAACCACGGCAGATCATTGAAATGAAGAACCTTCACCTGGACGAAGATGGGTTTCTGATGTTTATCCATGAAGATTTCCTGAATGGTCACACCCTGCACAATGAGATAAAAAAATATCATTACTTCTATTACGAAACCAATGAGGCCCTGCATGTTTCCCCGAAGGAAGAAACGACGATTTGGGAGTTATACAGGAAGATTGAGAACGAATATCAAAACAATCAGGACGAATTCAGCCGGGAAATTATTCTTGCCAATGTTGATACCATGCTTAAATATGCTCAGCGGTTTTATAAAAGGCAGTTTATCAACCGTTCCGAGATTTCAGGCAAAACCGTCAGCAGGTTTATGAAAGAGATGGACCTGTACGTATCGAGCGGGTTGTTAACCAATAAAGGCCTTCCCTCTGTTCATTATATGGCTGAAAAGCTTGCCATCTCAGCGGGATATTTAACCGACGTATTAAAACAGGAAAGCGGAAAAACCGCGCTGGAACACATTCATATTTACCTCATATCAGAGGCAAAAAACCGGCTTAAATCCCAGGACGGAACGGTCTCAGAAATTGCCTACGCACTGGGATTTGAGAATTTATCATACTTTTCCAGGCTTTTCAAGAAAGAAGTCGGCATGACGCCTGTTTTGTTTAAAAAACAAAGCCTCAATTGA
- a CDS encoding carboxylesterase/lipase family protein — translation MSKPLLAALLFCICTTMTLFAQPKNQVTVENGILEGTREAGSELLIFRGVPFAAPPVGELRWKEPQPAKNWDGVRKADQFGNKPMQKPIFGDMGFRSKDMSEDCLYLNVWTPAKTMKEKLPVLVYFYGGGLAAGDGSEPRYDGETLAKKGIVVVTLNYRLGIFGFFSHPDLTKESPNKSSGNYGYLDQHAALLWVQKNIDKFGGDPKRVTIAGESAGSISVSVQMASPLSKDLIAGAIGESGAAINPTLASIPLEEAEKIGAAFAAGVKTGSSLAQLRALSANDLLDAAYTPGQTRTATTPTIDGYFLPKTLPEIFQAGQQAKIPILVGWNSAEVPYQVVLKADAPTLENYKKALSTIYHEKADQVLKLYPAASDADVVKAATELSSDRFIVYSTWKWADLQINTGGKPVYRYVFSRIRPTMSAAMGNAKAGLAGGVIKGDAAKAAPAAPAPVGAAHASEIEYALGNLASNKVYDWTPDDFKVSATMVDYFANFIKTGNPNGKGLPQWDANTGKAPVKFMNIDVKSEQKTESDRERYLFLDKEYMN, via the coding sequence ATGTCAAAACCGTTACTAGCAGCACTACTATTCTGCATTTGCACTACAATGACACTATTTGCGCAGCCTAAAAATCAGGTTACCGTGGAAAACGGAATACTGGAAGGAACCAGAGAAGCCGGCTCTGAGCTGCTTATTTTCAGGGGTGTGCCTTTTGCCGCGCCGCCTGTTGGGGAGCTGCGCTGGAAGGAACCACAGCCTGCCAAGAACTGGGACGGGGTCCGTAAGGCAGACCAGTTTGGCAACAAACCCATGCAGAAACCAATTTTTGGCGATATGGGATTCCGCTCGAAGGATATGAGTGAGGACTGCCTATATCTCAATGTTTGGACGCCCGCGAAAACGATGAAGGAAAAGCTGCCGGTTCTGGTGTATTTTTATGGAGGAGGACTTGCTGCCGGTGACGGTTCCGAACCTCGTTACGATGGGGAGACGCTGGCTAAAAAAGGAATTGTTGTGGTTACATTAAATTATCGCCTGGGCATTTTCGGATTTTTCTCACATCCTGACCTCACCAAAGAGTCGCCCAATAAATCGTCCGGTAATTATGGTTATCTGGATCAGCATGCAGCCCTTCTTTGGGTGCAAAAGAACATTGATAAATTTGGAGGGGACCCCAAACGCGTCACCATTGCCGGCGAATCTGCGGGTTCAATTTCCGTTTCCGTGCAGATGGCCTCGCCGTTATCCAAAGACCTGATTGCAGGGGCAATCGGTGAGAGCGGCGCGGCTATTAATCCAACATTGGCATCTATTCCACTGGAAGAAGCTGAAAAAATTGGGGCGGCATTTGCTGCGGGCGTTAAGACAGGCAGCTCGCTTGCGCAGCTGAGAGCATTGTCAGCAAATGATCTCCTAGATGCGGCTTACACGCCAGGGCAAACCCGCACGGCAACCACGCCGACCATTGACGGTTATTTTTTGCCAAAAACACTGCCTGAAATTTTCCAGGCCGGACAGCAGGCGAAAATCCCAATTCTGGTTGGCTGGAATTCCGCCGAAGTGCCTTATCAGGTGGTTTTGAAAGCAGACGCGCCAACGCTTGAAAACTACAAGAAAGCATTGAGCACTATATATCATGAGAAAGCCGATCAGGTCCTTAAATTATATCCGGCTGCTTCGGACGCAGATGTTGTGAAAGCGGCGACTGAACTTTCCAGTGATCGTTTCATCGTTTACAGCACGTGGAAATGGGCTGACCTGCAAATTAATACGGGTGGGAAACCTGTCTATCGCTATGTTTTCTCACGAATTCGTCCGACCATGTCGGCTGCGATGGGCAATGCAAAAGCCGGACTTGCTGGCGGAGTTATCAAAGGTGATGCAGCAAAAGCGGCTCCGGCCGCCCCGGCGCCAGTAGGAGCGGCCCACGCTTCTGAAATCGAGTATGCATTGGGAAACCTGGCCAGCAATAAGGTTTACGACTGGACGCCGGATGATTTCAAAGTATCTGCAACCATGGTGGATTACTTCGCGAACTTTATCAAAACAGGTAATCCAAATGGAAAAGGATTGCCTCAATGGGACGCTAACACAGGCAAGGCGCCAGTGAAGTTTATGAACATTGATGTAAAGAGTGAGCAGAAAACGGAAAGCGACAGGGAGCGATATTTGTTTCTTGACAAAGAATACATGAATTAA
- the rimP gene encoding ribosome maturation factor RimP yields the protein MTIKEQLEALLEPLLEDGDCFLVDIIIKPSKVSQKVSILVDSDEGITIQQCTSISRRLAKQLEELEVFTDAYTLEVSSPGLDQPLVLHRQYQKNLGRNLKVTLKTGDVVSGTLIEASEEIVKLQLPAPKKKTKTPIDPAELIRDIPFDDISKALIEISFK from the coding sequence ATGACAATAAAAGAGCAGTTGGAAGCTTTGCTGGAACCCCTTCTAGAGGATGGTGACTGTTTCCTTGTAGACATCATCATCAAGCCTTCCAAGGTAAGCCAAAAAGTATCAATTCTTGTCGATAGTGATGAAGGGATAACCATCCAGCAATGCACATCCATCAGCAGAAGATTGGCCAAGCAGCTGGAAGAGCTGGAAGTTTTTACAGACGCCTACACACTTGAAGTTTCATCTCCAGGATTAGACCAACCTTTGGTTTTGCACAGGCAATATCAAAAAAACCTGGGCAGAAATTTAAAGGTTACATTGAAAACGGGGGACGTGGTTTCGGGAACACTGATTGAGGCGAGTGAAGAAATTGTTAAATTACAGTTACCTGCACCTAAAAAGAAAACGAAAACACCCATCGACCCAGCCGAGTTGATCCGGGACATTCCGTTTGACGATATTTCAAAGGCTTTAATAGAAATTTCTTTTAAATAA